One genomic region from Xylocopa sonorina isolate GNS202 chromosome 8, iyXylSono1_principal, whole genome shotgun sequence encodes:
- the LOC143426363 gene encoding SREBP regulating gene protein isoform X1: MPSCGSLFRIIRRRLVLGLIFALSLTYCAFSLFRNERKMLALDNDLDDMDPMMINDNNDDLISDDDALPEQLKASGKPPLWQMAIAEQGANENALNMDAMSNLNDTDTVVHPCRNSVQGKDLIVDERGIVCPRQEMLPNGCCNMEEKDSMKNEDTSIIVKRERYSCKTCNAQGCCAIYEYCVSCCLHPSKVQVKGRKDVLLGLLKDNHKAHRDQDAVKRRLRNLDRFQVCLAACRTSSASVRHENTYKDPHSKHCYTLQPPYTHQRHRRDVDSFNNNDDNSVVVASFSVMPLLTLLSPFCLIIHENKDSFLLSCNYHPSMLFDYYSHVQPP, from the exons ATGCCGAGTTGTGGCAGCCTATTTAGAATTATTAGACGGCGCCTCGTACTTGGGCTGATCTTCGCTCTCTCGCTTACTTACTGCGCTTTTTCGCTCTTTCGTAACGAG AGGAAAATGTTAGCTTTGGATAATGATCTTGACGATATGGATCCCATGATGATTAATGACAATAATGATGACTTGATTTCTGACGACGATGCACTACCGGAACAATTGAAAGCATCTGGTAAACCACCACTGTGGCAGATGGCAATTGCCGAGCAAGGAGCAAACGAGAATGCATTAAACATGGATGCAATGTCAAATTTAAACGACACAGACACTGTGGTTCATCCCTGCCGTAACTCTGTTCAG GGCAAAGATTTAATAGTAGACGAGCGTGGTATTGTATGCCCTAGACAGGAAATGTTGCCAAATGGCTGCTGTAATATGGAAGAGAAGGATTCCATGAAAAATGAGGATACATCGATTATAGTTAAGAGAGAGAGGTATAGTTGTAAAACGTGTAATGCCCAAGGGTGCTGTGCTATTTATGAGTACTGCGTGTCATGCTGCCTACACCCTAGCAAGGTG CAAGTAAAAGGAAGAAAGGACGTGCTGTTAGGTCTACTTAAAGATAATCATAAAGCACACCGGGACCAGGATGCGGTGAAGAGACGCCTGCGCAACTTAGACCGCTTTCAAGTGTGTCTGGCTGCATGCCGTACCTCCAGTGCGAGTGTTCGTCACGAGAATACGTATAAAGACCCGCACTCGAAGCATTGTTACACGCTTCAGCCACCATATACACATCAAAGACACCGTCGAGATGTTGATTCGTTCAATAATAATGACGACAACTCTGTTGTCGTTGCATCTTTTTCTGTTATGCCGTTACTTACCCTTCTCTCTCCTTTCTGCCTGATTATACACGAGAACAAAGATTCGTTCTTACTGTCATGCAACTATCACCCTTCGATGTTATTTGATTACTACTCGCACGTACAACCTCCTTGA
- the LOC143426363 gene encoding SREBP regulating gene protein isoform X2 — protein sequence MPSCGSLFRIIRRRLVLGLIFALSLTYCAFSLFRNERKMLALDNDLDDMDPMMINDNNDDLISDDDALPEQLKASGKPPLWQMAIAEQGANENALNMDAMSNLNDTDTVVHPCRNSVQGKDLIVDERGIVCPRQEMLPNGCCNMEEKDSMKNEDTSIIVKRERYSCKTCNAQGCCAIYEYCVSCCLHPSKQVKGRKDVLLGLLKDNHKAHRDQDAVKRRLRNLDRFQVCLAACRTSSASVRHENTYKDPHSKHCYTLQPPYTHQRHRRDVDSFNNNDDNSVVVASFSVMPLLTLLSPFCLIIHENKDSFLLSCNYHPSMLFDYYSHVQPP from the exons ATGCCGAGTTGTGGCAGCCTATTTAGAATTATTAGACGGCGCCTCGTACTTGGGCTGATCTTCGCTCTCTCGCTTACTTACTGCGCTTTTTCGCTCTTTCGTAACGAG AGGAAAATGTTAGCTTTGGATAATGATCTTGACGATATGGATCCCATGATGATTAATGACAATAATGATGACTTGATTTCTGACGACGATGCACTACCGGAACAATTGAAAGCATCTGGTAAACCACCACTGTGGCAGATGGCAATTGCCGAGCAAGGAGCAAACGAGAATGCATTAAACATGGATGCAATGTCAAATTTAAACGACACAGACACTGTGGTTCATCCCTGCCGTAACTCTGTTCAG GGCAAAGATTTAATAGTAGACGAGCGTGGTATTGTATGCCCTAGACAGGAAATGTTGCCAAATGGCTGCTGTAATATGGAAGAGAAGGATTCCATGAAAAATGAGGATACATCGATTATAGTTAAGAGAGAGAGGTATAGTTGTAAAACGTGTAATGCCCAAGGGTGCTGTGCTATTTATGAGTACTGCGTGTCATGCTGCCTACACCCTAGCAAG CAAGTAAAAGGAAGAAAGGACGTGCTGTTAGGTCTACTTAAAGATAATCATAAAGCACACCGGGACCAGGATGCGGTGAAGAGACGCCTGCGCAACTTAGACCGCTTTCAAGTGTGTCTGGCTGCATGCCGTACCTCCAGTGCGAGTGTTCGTCACGAGAATACGTATAAAGACCCGCACTCGAAGCATTGTTACACGCTTCAGCCACCATATACACATCAAAGACACCGTCGAGATGTTGATTCGTTCAATAATAATGACGACAACTCTGTTGTCGTTGCATCTTTTTCTGTTATGCCGTTACTTACCCTTCTCTCTCCTTTCTGCCTGATTATACACGAGAACAAAGATTCGTTCTTACTGTCATGCAACTATCACCCTTCGATGTTATTTGATTACTACTCGCACGTACAACCTCCTTGA
- the LOC143426411 gene encoding uncharacterized protein LOC143426411: MAGSVVDRDILNNNYKYHNVNIRIKRSCVGCSLFRPRNRIVLCLKYLLSWVQRKLPLKTLDICRRCRHAVYKLKADLQDLGLSRKQVHQGLIQLSTKPRVFLTRQPLYERHGPKKLKEGIEEGGNNTINGSDSPKQRNENVHRPDTSEMLLEGNSKHNGKTDAIKRCKAIAGNNRIASKTCKLDDPPGMLHSYDKAPKQFDKLTSSKMIEHKKLCSKRTAIISANTASKLQSNDTALNEKSDTHQNRINGIENESAQITQESPDSVSDKVEADTVQTHENKKIHLKLNLNSCCNKTKNDCTKCDVYRKVDTDSAISSTDAELRSDSNVQDVEVDPVPSKNRCSNCEDNGNVSSNIEENKSRSSNCENSENISPDTEKKKIEEVHKRKLQEPITSDPARRRKLSASIDEYGKTNRRKRKKLKKKFRAFFGDCVSISEDEQEQTIVKQRFKRKRNKNSVDSCDSGVYFAEGNCQTELPEIDVDSSKSIEEETLSKNDEQNNNIDSNDIQVSVAEENKNVEFDPVKDIHDSSRNEDEAPTQELETSKATEKEDTQLNEVSQNRLRVLSSAELGSRWCPTPINTVSSTAPELPITTATTISEAPFKCTTSTPTLLTQTVSATTVITTSIPTVTVETTRPDNKRSSIDLSFAEYVYVTFVKISNIIKSIRLPSVISLNYNKLLYMEFEKLRKTLNTDNYVELTEAVICMLNTRLSVVPMVSLEELFRYAPTIKSLYIHCSQKLLTAVNNSNQCQTVIPTVVSDQMTLNQNARCNAQISAYGQSMSSSSPIQSMLQYLLSVPPKRIESTMITTFKQPQNFQEEMVLHSQNRTSINAVSKEPQQNLQEKVILQSQSQTSVNVASKEPQQNLQEKEILQSKNQTPINPASEQVKQNLQEKVALQPRCSHSNSSVITNSNATQQRYNLKMQAQRTFVQQKIQNPYFVTPVSNMHSTQSFSSQHSVFSVNSINQQARRHIPGPVMNAPFINQQYISQNMFMPQVNTLYNVSNYSVQKTINSVDINMPNLMLRPVTQPYQHIYRQPVHNISQGIQLQTAPQHLPSDYIPKPVQVMFPVNVPYSVPKNTKKKGQTRKKVSSKVQMNLSNHVPEQLISSQHIQNTHSRKKQNSQISLESMTKWFDVLKYLSDIQKLMLLQQIDFYFGCTAWLQQQFTAYQWQKINLQRSFLLNFQTLLKHLLEKTVTELLRRESQGKTFEKNILTNIRIEAPKVVQIIVKENEEIQCQVEVSKTDQQTNNVDHSCTTSEENLNVITQNQSGKAHEATDTLQNKKLPGEAEESEASNKEIQKDKTLEMTVQLPKSNSPVKPILENETSVIDIQKKNEVGKELENSKNIHVTHIEEKSLKKLQVEENSSQISEKSSVAPDMHLPNKDTLCQTSSHLVTVEISSNNDQVTVIDTNVVDENKSMNNALQEREVVQEEEFHHTDKSFVENASCAISTTSSSKTLDNIGCFDNIDINKCSLKNTSTSHITNIRSISLKAFEDIENVDNAANNITEGNIEEEEIKVCLFCGRPSIVACSICLEAKYCSKKCSELHWEVHYKDCTPVERSVYL, encoded by the exons ATGGCCGGGAGCGTTGTCGATCGTGATATattgaataataattataaGTATCATAACGTGAACATTAGGATAAAGCGATCTTGTGTCGGTTGCAGCTTATTCAGGCCAAGGAACAGGATCGTATTGTGCTTGAAATACTTGTTGTCATGGGTGCAGAGGAAACTCCCGCTGAAAACACTCGACATTTGTAGAAGATGCAGGCACGCGGTGTACAAG TTAAAGGCAGACCTACAGGATCTTGGACTGTCACGAAAACAGGTACACCAAGGCTTGATACAGTTGTCGACGAAACCCCGTGTTTTCCTTACACGGCAGCCACTCTACGAGAGGCATGG TCCAAAGAAGCTGAAAGAAGGAATTGAGGAAGGTGGAAACAATACGATCAATGGATCAGATTCGCCAAAGCAGAGAAACGAAAATGTACATCGACCAGATACATCGGAAATGCTTTTGGAAGGGAATAGTAAACACAACGGGAAAACAGATGCTATAAAGAGATGTAAAGCTATAGCAGGAAATAATCGAATTGCAAGCAAAACTTGTAAATTGGACGATCCACCAGGAATGCTGCACTCTTATGATAAAGCGCCCAAACAGTTTGACAAGCTTACCTCTTCGAAGATGATTGAACATAAGAAGTTATGCAGCAAACGAACTGCTATTATTTCAGCGAATACTGCCTCTAAATTACAAAGTAACGATACGGCTTTAAACGAAAAGTCTGATACACATCAAAATCGTATTAACGGCATCGAAAACGAAAGCGCTCAAATAACGCAGGAAAGTCCAGATTCAGTATCAGACAAAGTTGAGGCAGACACGGTTCAAACCCATGAAAATAAGAAGATTCACTTAAAACTAAATCTAAACTCTTGCTGTAATAAAACGAAGAACGATTGTACAAAGTGCGACGTTTATAGAAAAGTAGACACGGATTCTGCGATATCCTCCACTGATGCGGAATTACGTAGCGATAGTAATGTTCAAGATGTTGAAGTAGATCCTGTACCAAGTAAGAATCGATGTTCCAATTGTGAAGATAACGGAAACGTATCGTCTAATATAGAAGAGAACAAGAGCAGAAGTTCCAATTGTGAAAACAGTGAAAACATATCGCCCGATACTGAGAAGAAAAAGATCGAAGAAGTGCATAAAAGGAAGCTGCAGGAACCGATAACCTCGGACCCTGCGCGGAGGAGGAAGCTTAGCGCGTCCATTGACGAATATGGAAAAACGAAtaggagaaagagaaaaaagctAAAGAAAAAGTTCCGTGCGTTTTTTGGGGATTGTGTAAGTATCAGTGAGGATGAGCAAGAACAGACTATTGTAAAACAGAgatttaaaagaaaaagaaataaaaattctgTGGATTCTTGCGATTCTGGGGTGTATTTCGCGGAGGGAAATTGCCAAACGGAACTACCAGAAATAGATGTAGATAGTAGTAAAAGTATTGAAGAAGAAACGCTATCGAAGAACGATGAGCAAAATAATAATATAGATTCGAATGATATTCAGGTATCTGTAGCTGAAGAGAATAAAAACGTCGAATTTGACCCTGTAAAAGATATACACGATTCATCGCGTAATGAGGATGAAGCACCAACGCAAGAATTGGAAACGAGCAAGGCAACAGAAAAAGAAGACACTCAATTGAATGAAGTATCTCAAAATAGATTAAGAGTTCTGTCTAGTGCAGAATTAGGTTCTAGATGGTGTCCTACACCTATAAATACTGTTTCATCTACTGCCCCGGAGCTTCCAATTACGACCGCAACTACAATATCGGAAGCTCCCTTCAAATGTACCACTTCTACTCCTACATTACTAACACAAACGGTATCTGCAACGACTGTGATTACTACATCTATACCTACCGTTACTGTTGAAACAACACGTCCTGACAATAAAAGGAGCAGCATAGATTTATCATTTGCTGAATACGTGTACGTTACATTCGTAAAGATATCGAATATAATTAAAAGTATACGCTTACCATCGGTTATCAGTTTGAATTATAACAAGTTATTATACATGGAGTTTGAGAAACTAAGAAAAACATTGAATACTGATAATTATGTTGAATTAACGGAGGCAGTTATTTGCATGCTCAATACTAGATTGTCAGTAGTTCCGATGGTATCTTTGGAAGAGTTATTTCGTTATGCGCCAACTATCAAGTCTTTATATATCCATTGCTCCCAGAAACTACTTACTGCGGTAAATAATTCTAATCAGTGTCAAACTGTGATACCTACAGTTGTTTCGGATCAAATGACGTTGAATCAAAATGCACGCTGCAACGCGCAAATATCAGCTTACGGACAAAGTATGAGCAGTAGTAGTCCTATACAATCTATGTTGCAATATCTACTTTCTGTGCCTCCTAAGCGGATTGAATCAACTATGATTACTACTTTTAAGCAACCTCAGAATTTTCAAGAAGAAATGGTTCTACATTCACAAAATCGAACATCTATAAATGCTGTTTCTAAAGAACCTCAGCAAAATTTACAAGAGAAAGTGATTCTGCAATCACAAAGTCAAACATCTGTAAATGTTGCCTCTAAAGAACCTCAGCAAAATTTGCAAGAGAAAGAGATTTTACAATCAAAAAATCAGACAC CCATAAATCCTGCTTCTGAACAAGTTAAACAGAATCTTCAAGAAAAAGTAGCTTTACAGCCACGATGTAGTCACAGTAATAGTTCCGTTATTACTAATAGTAACGCTACACAACAACGATACAACTTGAAAATGCAAGCCCAAAGAACTTTTGTCCAACAAAAAATTCAAAATCCTTACTTTGTCACACCGGTATCGAATATGCACTCTACTCAATCTTTTTCTTCGCAACACTCCGTGTTTTCCGTTAATAGTATTAATCAGCAAGCAAGAAGACATATTCCTGGACCAGTTATGAATGCGCCATTtataaatcaacaatacatttcACAGAATATGTTTATGCCACAAGTAAATACATTGTATAATGTATCTAACTATTCAGTACAAAAAACTATAAACTCAGTGGATATAAATATGCCTAATTTAATGTTGCGTCCTGTGACTCAACCATACCAACATATTTATCGGCAACCCGTTCACAACATATCGCAGGGGATCCAGCTGCAAACTGCCCCGCAACATCTACCGTCAGACTACATACCAAAACCTGTACAAGTCATGTTTCCGGTAAATGTACCTTATTCTGTGCCAaagaatacaaaaaaaaaaggacaaACACGTAAAAAAGTATCGTCAAAAGTACAAATGAACTTATCAAATCATGTGCCTGAACAACTCATTTCATCTCAACACATACAGAATACACACAGTCGGAAAAAGCAAAACTCTCAAATCTCATTAGAGTCAATGACTAAATGGTTTGATGTATTAAAATATCTTTCTGATATTCAAAAACTAATGTTACTGCAACAAATCGACTTCTATTTTGGTTGTACAGCATGGCTACAACAACAGTTCACGGCGTATCAATGGCAAAAAATTAATTTGCAGAGATCTTTCTTACTTAATTTTCAAACACTTCTAAAACACCTGCTAGAGAAAACTGTGACCGAACTTTTGCGAAGAGAATCCCAAGGCAAGACGTTCGAAAAAAATATACTTACGAATATAAGAATTGAAGCCCCGAAAGTGGTGCAAATTATAGTAAAGGAGAATGAAGAAATACAATGCCAGGTTGAAGTTTCCAAAACTGACCAACAGACAAATAATGTCGATCATAGTTGCACAACGAGTGAAGAAAATTTAAATGTTATAACACAAAATCAGTCTGGAAAAGCACACGAGGCGACAGATACTTTACAAAATAAAAAGCTACCAGGTGAAGCAGAGGAATCCGAAGCATCAAATAAGGAGATACAAAAGGATAAAACGCTAGAGATGACAGTTCAGTTACCGAAAAGTAATTCTCCAGTTAAACCGATTCTAGAGAATGAAACATCAGTCATTGACATCCAAAAAAAGAATGAAGTAGGAAAGGAATTAGAAAACTCAAAGAATATACACGTTACACATATCGAAGAAAAAAGTTTAAAAAAACTACAAGTAGAAGAAAATAGTTCTCAAATATCTGAAAAATCATCTGTAGCACCAGACATGCACCTACCTAACAAAGATACATTATGCCAAACAAGTTCACATTTAGTTACCGTAGAAATTTCTTCGAATAACGACCAAGTAACTGTTATCGACACTAACGTTGTTGACGAAAACAAATCGATGAATAATGCACTTCAGGAACGTGAAGTAGTTCAGGAAGAAGAATTTCATCATACTGATAAATCATTTGTGGAAAATGCTAGCTGTGCAATATCAACAACATCTTCATCTAAAACTCTAGACAATATTGGATGCTTTGATAACATAGATATCAATAAATGTTCATTGAAAAATACTAGTACATCTCATATTACCAATATTAGGAGCATATCATTAAAAGCATTCGAAGATATAGAAAATGTTGACAATGCTGCTAATAACATCACAGAAGGAAATATAGAGGAGGAAGAAATAAAAGTATGTTTATTTTGTGGTAGACCTAGCATTGTAGCATGTTCAATCTGTTTAGAAGCTAAATATTGCTCTAAAAAATGCTCAGAACTACATTGGGAAGTTCATTATAAAGACTGTACACCTGTGGAAAGAAGTGTGTATTTATAA
- the LOC143425908 gene encoding cytochrome c oxidase subunit 6A1, mitochondrial, protein MARLLRGGQFARGFHTTARAMDEVVVQTVEQRSHSTGEASENLWKNISYFVGLPAIALSMLNVYLKHKEEEEHERPEFVPMPYLKIMNKPFPWGDGKHSLFHNPKVNYVPGIGWEE, encoded by the exons ATGGCAAGGCTCCTTCGAGGTGGACAATTTGCCCGTGGTTTTCATACCACTGCACGGGCTATGGACGAAGTGGTTGTACAAACAGTAGAACAACGATCACATTCTACCGGGGAGG CCAGCGAGAACTTATGGAAAAATATTAGCTATTTTGTGGGCTTGCCAGCGATAGCGCTTTCGATGCTTAACGTTTATTTGAAgcataaagaagaagaagaacacgAACGGCCGGAGTTCGTCCCGATGCCATATCTGAAAATTATGAATAAG CCTTTTCCATGGGGTGATGGTAAACACTCACTTTTCCATAATCCCAAAGTAAATTATGTACCTGGTATCGGTTGGGAAGAGTAA